Below is a window of Tolypothrix bouteillei VB521301 DNA.
ACTCGGAAGTGGGGCTTCACTCATGTTACGCCGTCACCTAAGCCAATTACTACAGTGGAACGAGCGATCGCCTGAAGCACAACAAATGCTCGTTCCCATGTCTCATGCTAAGCTTTTACTACCTGCCTCTATTGGTAATTATACTGATTTTTATGCTTCCATTTTTCATGCGACTAACGTAGGCAAGCTTTTTCGTCCGGACAACCCCCTCTTACCTAACTACAAACATATACCCATTGCTTATCACGGACGTGCCTCCTCGATTATACCAAGCGATCGAGCTATTGCACGCCCCAAGGGTCAGAGAAAAAGCCCTGAAGCACTCACCCCTAGTTTTGAAGCAACTCAAATGCTCGATTACGAACTCGAAGTTGGTTTCTTTGTAGGTGTTGGGAATGAGTTAGGACAACCCATTCCCATAGATACCGCCGAAGAACATATCTTCGGGTTGTGTTTGGTCAACGATTGGTCAGCAAGGGATATTCAGGCTTGGGAATATCAGCCCCTCGGTCCTTTTTTAGCTAAAAGCTTTGCAACGACTGTCTCTCCTTGGGTAGTGACTCTTGAAGCACTCGCACCTTTCCGAACTCCTGCTTTTAAGCGTGCTCCGGACGATCCTTTAGTGCTATCTTATCTGTCTTCCCCAGCAGATACTACAATGGGGGGTGTTGATATCGCAGTTGAAGCTTTAGTGCGATCGCTGCAAATGCGGGAGGCGGGAATAGAACCCTTCCGCCTGAGCCGTGGCTCTTTTAAAGATATGTACTGGACAATAGCACAAATGCTCACCCATCACGCGAGTAATGGTTGTAACCTCCATTCTGGCGATTTGTTAGCTAGTGGAACAGTTTCAGGTACTGCAATTGGTTCGCAAGGATGTTTGTTAGAGATAACTCAGCGTGGAGCCAATCCGGTTGAACTCCCGACAGGCGAGATGCGCTCTTTTTTGTTAAATGATGATGAAGTGATTTTGCGCGGCTACTGTGAGAAACCAGGTTTTGCTAGGATAGGTTTTGGAGAGTGTCGAGGTGCGATCTTACCTGAGTAGGGCAGAAGCTTTGCTCAATCTAAAATCCAAAATTCTCCTTCTGGGTACTCTAAACGCCAAAAAAAAGCGATAATCTAAGTTTATCATTTAGTTGCCATTCATCATGGCTCATGGCTTTTCAGATCGAGACCTGCGAGGTTGTTCCTTTAGAGGTGCTGACCTTACGGGTGCTAACTTTTTTCGTTCGGATATTCGCGGCGCAGATTTTACTAATGCTACCCTGACGGGTGCAAATTTCTGTCAGGCAAAAGCTGGCTTGCAGCCGAGTCAGGCAATGCGTTTGGTATTTATAGCAATTGTCTTGTCAGCACTCTTGGGATTGACGGCCATATTTGCTATTGTTTTTTTTGGCTGTGTACTTTTTCCTCTAGCGGTAACTCCAAGAAAAATCTTGTCAGCAACACTGGTCTCAGAATTGTTTGCTGTCTATATACTTTTTAATATTCCTCATAACTTACGGGCGGCTTTAGGAACGATCGCAGCCACTGGAGCAATCTTAGGGGTAATATTTGGCTTGACCACAGGTAACTTTGTTGGGGTGAGTGCTGGAATAGTTGCAGCAGGGATAGCTGTAGGAGTGTGTACAGTTGCGATTGCGGTTTCCATCATAGCCGCAACAATTTCTGAGATGATGTACGGAGTTATAGCCGTGTTTGCGATCGTATGTGCAACTATAGCTAGCGCCATCTTAGGTTCTGTACTGGGAGTGATACTCGGTATCCCAGTTGTTCGGTTTCTTCGTAACGATGCTATCTTATCCTTGCCAAAAGCTGAAGCTTTATCTGGAACCCTTATAGCAAGTACTTTTGGAATTGCCGCTGGTGCAATGATAGTGAGATATATAGTACGGCAAATTTTGGCAGAGGATAAAACATTTGGGTGGATGCGGAAGATTGCGATCGCTGTTCTGGTGAGATGGGGAACCAGTTTTAAGGGAGCTGATTTAACTCATGCTGATTTTGCTCATGCTACTCTAAAAAATACAGATTTTACAAATGCTACACTGACTCGCACTCACTTCCATTTGGCGCAACACCTTGAGACCGCTAAAGTTGATAATACAATTTTGTCCGATCCACACGTGAGAAATGTAGTTGTTACAAAAAGAGTTGCCAAAGAATCGTTTGCTGGTTGTAACCTCAAAGGTGCTAACCTTTTGGGTGCAGATCTCCGCAATGCCGATTTTACAGAAGCAGATCTCAGTGAAGCAACATTAGAATATGCCAATTTGGAAGGCGCAAACCTAACAAAAACGAAAGCAATCAAAGCAGATTTTCGACAGGCAAAGCTTACAGGTGTATGTTTGGAAGCATGGAAAATAGATAAAACAACTCAACTGAAAGAAGCAATTTGTGATTATGTTTATCTCACTCAAAAGCAGCTAAAACGATATCCTTTATATAGAAAATTTGTGTCCGAAGAATTTAGCCTTTGGGTAAAACAGAAGATAGACGAAGGGAGGTTACGTTAGTCAAAATACCAGATTTCTTAAAGAATGGACTATCTTACAGCCTCCCACTCTTATCTTATTTTTAAAACCGCAGAGGATATACCAGAATGGCGAAAAAAAGAGAAGTAGAGAAGTAGAGAAGAAGTTATGAATTCTACTCTAAACTTCTTTTGTCTGAGGTGAGAATTTGATTTCTTAAAGAAACCCGTTTTTCTGGATCGATTCCACTAAAAGTCGGTGGTAACCACACTCGAACTATAAGTAGTACTGCCATAACTAGTAGAAAGGCGCAAGCTGCTAAAATTTGATTCCATTCTGCCTCTAGTACTCCCCTAACAATAACTTCTCGCAAAACAGATACTATCGAAACTTCTACTGCTACACCAATAGAAACCCGTTGTTCTTGTAAGTAAATAATCAGCAGTCGAAATAACTCGACTAAAATTAATAGAAATAAAATATCTGAAGTGACCGCTTGGAAATTTAGGGGAGGCAGTAAAGAATAGAACATGGCTCGCAGCTGAATTGCCATCAAGCTAAATAAACCAATGCACAAAGAAATAACAATTAAATCTTGTACCGTTTCAAGACAACGTACAATTAGAGATCTATTTAACCATTCATATTTTATGATGAATGATTTCTTTAACAATCCTTGCATTGATTTCTCCTAAATTGTTAGTGGTTAGTCATTAGCAGCAATTAGCCATTAGCCCTTCGGGTTCGCCAGTTCCCTACGGCGGGAAACCCGCCTGCAGGACTGGACTCACCATTAGCCATTAGCCATTAGCCATTAGCCATTAGCCATTTAGTATTGACTGCCTGATTTACGATGGTGTATTGCAGTCATTCCTGTAGGTTGTAGCATTTGACCATTATTGACGATCGCATAAACAAGCCAGTGATCTCCACAATCCAAACGACTGTGAACGCTACATTCCAAATAAGCAAGCGCATCACTGAGAATTGGACAACCATTTTCACTAGCTTGGGTTGCTAAACCAACAAAGCGATCTTCCCCTGGCGCAAAGGGTTGAAGGAAGTGTCGCCTCAAGTTCATACCTTCTTTAAGGATGTTCAGAACAAATTCGTCTCCCGTATGCACTATAGATTCAATGGCTCGGTCTTTAGCAACTGCAACTGTTAAACCAGGAGGATTGAAGCTAGCCTGAGTCACCCAAGAAGCTAACATTGCACTCGTGACTTCTCCACGCTTGGCAGATACTACACATAAAGAGCCAACAATTCGTCCTACCGCCTGCTCAGTTCTGTCAATTTGAGAATCACTGATGGGTTGGCGGGGAGCCCGAATTTTCTTTGCCTTTTTCAAGGCTTGGGCAAAATCGGTACCAGCTTCTTTACACTGCTGAAGAATGGTATCGCTGGGTTTAAACTTGACTCGAATGGTGTCAAAGCCAAAATGATAACCTGCATCTTGTAATTTGCTTTCAATCTCATCAACAGCTTCTCCACTCCAACCATAAGAGCCAAATACGCCCGCTAACTTGTTTTTGGCAGCAACAGAAAGCACTATACCCAAAGCAGTTTGCACTTGCGTGGGCATATGTCCTCCCAATGTAGGGGAACCAATGATAAATCCATCACATTTTTCCACAAGAGCATGAATTTCAGACGGCTCTGCTGACTCACAGTTTATTGATTCTACCGCAACACCTGCTTTTGTAATACCCTTGGCGATCGCTTGTGCTATAGTGCCTGTATTTCCATAAGCAGATGCATAAATTAGAGCGACTGTCAAGTCACGTTCCTTTTGCTGTTGACTCCACAGCCGATAGTCGTGATTGAGTCGGCTTTTGCTGTAACGTACAAGAGGACCGTGACCGGGGGCGTAGAAACTGACTGATAAAGAAGTAAATTTATTGAGTGCTATTTCCACCTGCCGAGACTGAGCAGCATGAAGACAATCATAGTAGTGCCGTCGGTCTTCGTCTAAAAGTTTCCAACCTTCATCAAAAATTTCATCACCACAAACATGAGCACCAAAAAGTTTATCACTAAAGAGAATGCGAGTAAGAGAATCGTAAGTATAAAGCTCGTCAGGCCAGCGTGAAGTTGGGACGGGAATAAATTGCAATTTATGACCCAAGCCTAAATCTAAAACCTCTTCCTCCCTAGCAACGCTAATTTTTAACTCTTTTTCTGGAAAAGCCGCACGCAACGCAACTGCGCCCGCTTTCGCACAGATAAATGTAATTTGAGGAGCTAGTTCTAACAACTCCTTTAAGGTTACACAGCGATTGGGATTCACATGACCCAAAATCACATAATCCAGTTGTGTAAATTCTAGCTGCTGCTGTAACTGCTCTAAGTAAATCTTAGTAAATGATTCTCCAGGAGGGTCTATAAGCGCCGTTTTTTCAGCTTGGATGAGATAGGAATTTGCCGTTGTACCCTTTTGTAAAGAGTATTCTACTTCAAACTTAAGTCGATCCCATGTACGAGATCTCAATATAGTAGTGCGATCGCCAATCGAAGCAACTTGAACATCACGTAATTTCATAGTGGTTAGTTGTTATTTATTAATTGTTAGTTGTTAGTAGCTAATAGCTAATAGCCATTAGCTATTAGCCATTAGCCATTAGCTACTTAGTAATGATTCCCAATCTTGCGGTGGTGAACAGCAGTGAGAGCATCGGGTTTTGAAACACGACCTACAGAGACAGTGCTGTAGACAGCCCAATGATCGCCGCAATCCAAACGGCTTTGGACTTGACACTCTATATAAGCAAGGGCATCTGCTAATATCGGACAATTATTGTTCGCAGCATAAGTTTTGATACCTGCGAAGCGATCGGCACCAGGATGGAAGCGTTGCAAAAAATGCTTCATTAATTTCTGATAGTTGTCTTCTTCTAATATGTTGAGAACAAACTGGTCGCCTACGTGTAGCAAAGACTCAATAGCACGGTCTTTAGCTACCATAACTGTTATTCCCAAGGGTTTGAAGCTAGCTTGGGCAACCCAAGAAGCTAACATCGCACTGCTAACATTTCCTTTTTGAGCAGTGAGAATATATAACCCATTACTGAGCCGTCCCAAAGCTTTTTCTAGATCGGAATTTAAGGATTTGAGTTGTTTGATGCTACGATCGCGAGACAGCCACTGTCCCATATCGGTTCCAGCTTCTTCGCACAAATGATATGTTGTTTCTGTTGGTGTTTCTTTAAGAACAATTGGCGAAAAAGCTGGATTTAAGCCCAAATCTCGAAACCTATTGAGTAGTAAATAGACAGATTCACCATCTTGACCTCCAGATTCAAATACGCCAATACATTGTTTGGACTTCGCTACAGCCAGAATAGTGCTGAGGGCTGTTTGAGCAGAAGCTGCAGAAGCACCTGAAATTGGTGGGGTTCCAATGACTAATCCACTAGCAATACTGACTAATTCTTTGACATCTTGAGGATCGGCTGATTTTAAATCCATCATTTCTACTGCTACGCCAGTTTTTGTAATACCGTGAGCAATAGCTTGTGAAAGGCGATCGCTAAACCCATAATCAGAGACATAAAAGACAGCAACAGTGGTTTCTGCTTTGGCTTGTTCTTGACTCCACTGTCGGTAGCGATTGACAAGATCGGTTAAGTTGTAATGGAGTAGGGGACCGTGACCTGTAGCAATAGTCGTCAATGCAGGTAACTCGCTCATCCGTTTGAGAGCAGATAACACCGAGCGAGCGTTTGGTCTCATCAGACAGTCGTAGTAGTATTGGAAATCTTCTTCAATGAGGGCTAAGTCTTCATCAAAGGTGTGGTCATCGCAATAGTGCATGCCAAAGGCATCACAGGTATACAAAATTTGTGTTTTGGCATCGTAAGTGAATATTGTATCAGGCCAATGCAGATTTGGTGCAATGACAAATTCCAAAATATGTCCGTTACCCAAATCCAAGCGATCGCCATTCTTCACAATTTGTTGTTTAAATGGCTGATGCAGCCAATTTTCTAGAAACTGAATTGCGACTTTTGAACCGACAACAGTGACTTGAGGCGCTAGCGCTAGTATGTCTTGGATCAATCCGCTGTGGTCTGGCTCAGTATGACTGACAATCAAATAGTCGAGTGAATTTAGGTTAACGAGCCCAGCTAAAGCATCCAGATATAACTGGCGAAACTTTTCATGAGAGGTATCAATTAAAGCTACTTTTTCGCCCTGGATCAAAAAAGAATTGTAAGTTGTGCCGTTTTGGAGACCAAACTCAATATCGAAGCGATCGCGATCCCAATCCAAGCTGCGGATTGTGATTGTATCGGGGGAAATTTCCATAGAATGTATCGTCAGTCTGCGCTGAACTCGCTCGGTCAGTGCTACCATAAGAGCCTCCGGGTGCAACTTAATATGTTGTTGTGTGTTAGATGAATTTTTATATGCTTCTGTAAAGAACTATATTTATAACTTGAAGAAATTACAATGCTATTTAAATATAATTTTTTTTTATGACTGATAGAGATAGCTTAACTGCGTAGCTTTCCTATGGTGACTGTAAGCAAAAACAATACGTGTTTCTGTCTGCGGTAAATAGATTGGGCTTGGGTTTAGCTAGTTTTAATCAAGCGTTTTTGTAAAGCAACAATTACAGCCTGAGTGCGATCGCTCACTTCTAATTTCTGTAAAATCGCGTGAATATGAACGCGCACTGTTCCTGGTGCAATGTACAACGCATGAGCGATTTCTTGATTGGTTTTTCCGACAGCTAACAGTGACAAAATTTCTTGTTCGCGCTGAGTCAGTGGATTGGAAAGCGGTGTGATGTTTTCTGGCTCAGATTGAGTGAGTTCGGCTCTCAAGAAAGAACGAATTTCTTGGGTTGCAGTTGCATCCCACCAAGAAGCACCACTCGCTACAGAACGCAGTGCTAAAACTAATTTTTCAGCAGCAATTCCTTTAAGACAGTAGCCTTGTGCGCCTGCTTCAATTAAGCGTGTAATAAGGGGTTTTTGTGAATGGGAAGTGAGAACTAAAACGGGCAGTAGGGCATTTTGCTGTTTAATCTGTCTGCAAGCTTCAATTCCCCCAATTCCTGGCAAACCCACATCTAACAGCACCACATCTAGAGAAGTTTGCTTAACTAAATCGATCGCTGTTTCACCATCTTCAGCTTCAGCGACAATCTCTAACCCTGGTTCTTGTTGCAATCGCACGCGCAAGCCCAAGCGGAAGAGTTCATCGTCCTCAACAAGCAGAATTTTAATTGGGATAGAGGACATATCACACAGTTAGAGATTGAAAGGGGTAGACAGGCAGTTTAAAAGCAAACATAGCACCATTTGGGACTCTGTTCTCTGCCCAAATTATACCTCCGTGGGCTTCAATAATTTGACGAGATAAGTAAAGCCCCAATCCCGAACCTTTGGCTTGGCGATCGCTATGCCCTTGATAAAATCGTTCAAATAAATAAGGGATCTGTGCTGGTTGAATCCCTGCACCTGTGTCCAAAATTTTCACGACTTGGTAAGAAGCTTGTCCTTCCAAGACGACTTCCACCTTTGCACCACGTCGCGAATGATTAATCGCATTCACTAAAAGATTGTTAAAAACTCGTTGCAGTTGCAGTGCATCACCCCGAACCCACAATGCCCGTCGCCAATCAGATTCACAATAATTAACCGAGAGATGAACGCGACGATTTGCGGCTAATTCAATCAAACTATTAGCCACATCTTCTGCTAAATTAGTTAAGTCTACAGGTGCTAAGTTCAGCTTTAATCCTTCAATATCGTTGCGATAGATATCTAGTAAAGTTTCTAAAAGTTGTAAGGAAGTCTTGTGACTGCGTGCCATTGTTGCTAAGACTTGTTGCTGAGTGGGTAAGACTGGACCAAATTTTGCTTGTTGAAATGCTGCGATTGTTTCAATTGCTCCTAGCAGTGGTGTTTTTAGATCGTGGGTGAGTGTAGAAGCAAAATCTTCTCTGACTTTGATTAATTCCTCTTGAGATTCTAGCTTGGCACGGGCAAGGGTAATCGCTTCTTGGGAACGACGCAACCGTTCGCTTAGTACACCAGTAACAATTAAAGCCACTGAGGCGATCGCTCTACTGGCAATTGTATATAGCTCGATCTTTTCACCCCCTGGTAAAAAAAGATTTAAAATGGTTAAGCACACAGCTAAAGTTGTTGCCTGAAAAGTTGCAATTCCCTCAAACCATAAGTTGGTC
It encodes the following:
- the fahA gene encoding fumarylacetoacetase, translating into MSRLIDTTHDPNLHSWVESANCKNTDFPIQNLPFGVFQLSDSAELPRIGVAIGDQILDLFLCLQTGLLQELPEHLQAACGKSHLNPLMELGSGASLMLRRHLSQLLQWNERSPEAQQMLVPMSHAKLLLPASIGNYTDFYASIFHATNVGKLFRPDNPLLPNYKHIPIAYHGRASSIIPSDRAIARPKGQRKSPEALTPSFEATQMLDYELEVGFFVGVGNELGQPIPIDTAEEHIFGLCLVNDWSARDIQAWEYQPLGPFLAKSFATTVSPWVVTLEALAPFRTPAFKRAPDDPLVLSYLSSPADTTMGGVDIAVEALVRSLQMREAGIEPFRLSRGSFKDMYWTIAQMLTHHASNGCNLHSGDLLASGTVSGTAIGSQGCLLEITQRGANPVELPTGEMRSFLLNDDEVILRGYCEKPGFARIGFGECRGAILPE
- a CDS encoding pentapeptide repeat-containing protein — its product is MAHGFSDRDLRGCSFRGADLTGANFFRSDIRGADFTNATLTGANFCQAKAGLQPSQAMRLVFIAIVLSALLGLTAIFAIVFFGCVLFPLAVTPRKILSATLVSELFAVYILFNIPHNLRAALGTIAATGAILGVIFGLTTGNFVGVSAGIVAAGIAVGVCTVAIAVSIIAATISEMMYGVIAVFAIVCATIASAILGSVLGVILGIPVVRFLRNDAILSLPKAEALSGTLIASTFGIAAGAMIVRYIVRQILAEDKTFGWMRKIAIAVLVRWGTSFKGADLTHADFAHATLKNTDFTNATLTRTHFHLAQHLETAKVDNTILSDPHVRNVVVTKRVAKESFAGCNLKGANLLGADLRNADFTEADLSEATLEYANLEGANLTKTKAIKADFRQAKLTGVCLEAWKIDKTTQLKEAICDYVYLTQKQLKRYPLYRKFVSEEFSLWVKQKIDEGRLR
- a CDS encoding phosphate-starvation-inducible PsiE family protein, with the protein product MQGLLKKSFIIKYEWLNRSLIVRCLETVQDLIVISLCIGLFSLMAIQLRAMFYSLLPPLNFQAVTSDILFLLILVELFRLLIIYLQEQRVSIGVAVEVSIVSVLREVIVRGVLEAEWNQILAACAFLLVMAVLLIVRVWLPPTFSGIDPEKRVSLRNQILTSDKRSLE
- a CDS encoding diflavin flavoprotein — encoded protein: MKLRDVQVASIGDRTTILRSRTWDRLKFEVEYSLQKGTTANSYLIQAEKTALIDPPGESFTKIYLEQLQQQLEFTQLDYVILGHVNPNRCVTLKELLELAPQITFICAKAGAVALRAAFPEKELKISVAREEEVLDLGLGHKLQFIPVPTSRWPDELYTYDSLTRILFSDKLFGAHVCGDEIFDEGWKLLDEDRRHYYDCLHAAQSRQVEIALNKFTSLSVSFYAPGHGPLVRYSKSRLNHDYRLWSQQQKERDLTVALIYASAYGNTGTIAQAIAKGITKAGVAVESINCESAEPSEIHALVEKCDGFIIGSPTLGGHMPTQVQTALGIVLSVAAKNKLAGVFGSYGWSGEAVDEIESKLQDAGYHFGFDTIRVKFKPSDTILQQCKEAGTDFAQALKKAKKIRAPRQPISDSQIDRTEQAVGRIVGSLCVVSAKRGEVTSAMLASWVTQASFNPPGLTVAVAKDRAIESIVHTGDEFVLNILKEGMNLRRHFLQPFAPGEDRFVGLATQASENGCPILSDALAYLECSVHSRLDCGDHWLVYAIVNNGQMLQPTGMTAIHHRKSGSQY
- a CDS encoding diflavin flavoprotein; the protein is MVALTERVQRRLTIHSMEISPDTITIRSLDWDRDRFDIEFGLQNGTTYNSFLIQGEKVALIDTSHEKFRQLYLDALAGLVNLNSLDYLIVSHTEPDHSGLIQDILALAPQVTVVGSKVAIQFLENWLHQPFKQQIVKNGDRLDLGNGHILEFVIAPNLHWPDTIFTYDAKTQILYTCDAFGMHYCDDHTFDEDLALIEEDFQYYYDCLMRPNARSVLSALKRMSELPALTTIATGHGPLLHYNLTDLVNRYRQWSQEQAKAETTVAVFYVSDYGFSDRLSQAIAHGITKTGVAVEMMDLKSADPQDVKELVSIASGLVIGTPPISGASAASAQTALSTILAVAKSKQCIGVFESGGQDGESVYLLLNRFRDLGLNPAFSPIVLKETPTETTYHLCEEAGTDMGQWLSRDRSIKQLKSLNSDLEKALGRLSNGLYILTAQKGNVSSAMLASWVAQASFKPLGITVMVAKDRAIESLLHVGDQFVLNILEEDNYQKLMKHFLQRFHPGADRFAGIKTYAANNNCPILADALAYIECQVQSRLDCGDHWAVYSTVSVGRVSKPDALTAVHHRKIGNHY
- a CDS encoding response regulator transcription factor produces the protein MSSIPIKILLVEDDELFRLGLRVRLQQEPGLEIVAEAEDGETAIDLVKQTSLDVVLLDVGLPGIGGIEACRQIKQQNALLPVLVLTSHSQKPLITRLIEAGAQGYCLKGIAAEKLVLALRSVASGASWWDATATQEIRSFLRAELTQSEPENITPLSNPLTQREQEILSLLAVGKTNQEIAHALYIAPGTVRVHIHAILQKLEVSDRTQAVIVALQKRLIKTS
- a CDS encoding sensor histidine kinase, producing MLLFLAKFLPKNSKSSKLTIVLGLFLTVIFMEFGTPTEYLFGYLYTGPILLTNLWFEGIATFQATTLAVCLTILNLFLPGGEKIELYTIASRAIASVALIVTGVLSERLRRSQEAITLARAKLESQEELIKVREDFASTLTHDLKTPLLGAIETIAAFQQAKFGPVLPTQQQVLATMARSHKTSLQLLETLLDIYRNDIEGLKLNLAPVDLTNLAEDVANSLIELAANRRVHLSVNYCESDWRRALWVRGDALQLQRVFNNLLVNAINHSRRGAKVEVVLEGQASYQVVKILDTGAGIQPAQIPYLFERFYQGHSDRQAKGSGLGLYLSRQIIEAHGGIIWAENRVPNGAMFAFKLPVYPFQSLTV